The nucleotide window TCGGTCCAAATCCGTCAATTTTACAATCAATATCGTGGTCTCCTTCAACCAATCGAATGTTTTTTACTTTTGTGCCGATTTTTAATACTGAGGAGCTTCCTTTAACTTTAAGGTCTTTAATCACCGTGACAGAATCTCCATCTGTTAAGACATTCCCATTGGCATCACGTATCGTTTTCTCGCGCTCACTGTCTTCTACCCCGGATGATATCATCCACTCATGTCCACATTCCGGGCAAACAAACTGCGTTCCATCTTCATATGTGTATTCTGAATTACATTTAGGACAATTTGGTAAATTTGCCATACTTTCTTTTCCTCCACTCTTTTTATGTACTTTCAATTTTAATATAGCCTCTTTTCAGGCTCTTCGCTATTTAGTGTTGACAAGACAATTTTCTAGGGTTCAATTGATGCTACCATTTTAGCTTAATGTCAGGATTCTACATATTGATTAAAACAAGCGAAAAACCAAACCGGACAAAGGAATGAATTCAATTGCTCGCTCAGCATTCACCACCTGTTACAAGAATAATTGATTGAGTTCTGAAACCTACATAGTTGTTTGAACTAAATACTAAATAGCCAAGAAGCTCTTTTCATATACATGGTTCCTATTCATCAAAAGAGTCCACTTAAAATGATTTGCGATTCCGTTCTTGCTTGAAAAATCACGATTACTTACTCATTCTACCATCATTTCATTTGATCTATGGCTTCCATTAATGGATCCATGGCTATATGCTCTGGAAAAATAAATCCTCTTTCATCTACATTGAAGGAAATCCCCGTCGCTAGAAAACATTTCTGCACAAATTCAGAACAAATATACTCATCATTATCTTCATGTTCTCCCATTCCCAATCCAATTCGAGCAACAATTCTGGCAATCTCGACCTTGTCATAGGCCCAATTCAAAAGATGGAATCCCGTTTGTAGCATCTTTTTTTGTGGTCGTCGGACATGACTTCCATTTCTTGATGTCTTGCCAGAAAGAGATTTCCATTATAGCGTTCTTTTGTATTTTCATAATTGGTAAGATAATGTTCAATTGGAACGATGCGAACGCCATCATCCTCTACACTTTCCATGAGTAGACACTGTTCTTCCCATATCACTACAATCGCCACATGACTAAACATTGAGCCGGATATTTGTTTGATAAGCTCACTCACCAGATAGTTTCCTGAACAAAATAATAGGTCCCCTGTTCTTAGCTGGGGCCTTAGCTCCTCTATTGAAAGAATCTCACAGTTTAGAAACTTAGCTTTTCCCATTCCTCTCTCCCTCCAATTTTTGAAAATACGACAGTTTTTGACTTATACTTGATTAGGTACTATCCATAGTTTATCATGCTCATCTCGTATAAGTAGTTTTGATTGAATCAACAATTGAATGAATGCAACCCTTTTTGTCAGTTTTATTCTTGATATGATAACCACAAGTTCATCTAATCCGAGGTTTAGGGTTCTTTGAGAAAGCGGTCTTAATGAATTGGATGAAATAGTAAATCCTTACTTCTATAGAAATAACTATCCGAAAAAAACGGATGATCATCCTATTTTTTAATTGAAAATTAAAAAGAACTCGATTTCCTCGAGTCCTTCACTTAATGCTCTTTTATTATTATATGGTGCTCTGTACTATAAAGTTCAATAGGAATCGACCTACTTTAAACTGAATTCCCACTCGTCGATAGGCCAATAACGTAAGCCCACTTCCCCCACGACATTATCCTCATCAACAAAACCAAAATGGCGACTGTCTGTACTCCCCCGTCGATTATCTCCTAGCACAAACAATTTTCCTTCTGGAACAACAGCTTCGCTCGTTTCATCTTCGAGAGAAAAATCGCCAGTTAATTTGTCATACACATACTGCTTTTTAAATTGTTCCAAATATGGCTCTTCTTGAGCTTTTCCGTTTACATATAAAACATCGTTCTGATACATAATCGAATCGCCTGGTAAACCAATGACCCGCTTTACGTAGTCTTCCTCATCGTTCGCATGGAACACCACAATATCAAATCGATCGATATTCCCAACAGAATATCCTATCTTATTTACTATGAGTTTATTACCATCCTTAATAGTCGGCATCATAGACTGGCCTTCTACTGTATAATTGTCAAATAAAAACAAGCGAATAATAACAAAGAGGATTAATCCCATTCCAAGCGCTTTTATCCACTCTTTTCCTTCTCTTTTTAAGTCTTCCTTCAACGACTGTCCCTCCAGCTAAGCTAACTTCTTTGATGTTTTTTTTCCATTTTTTTGTTTAATCTAATTTCAACTCTTTTACCAACGTACCATAAAATAAAGATCAGCCCAACCGCAATTCCTGTTTTTAAAGGCTGCGTAATTAAAGCCCTTAAATCATATCCGATGTAACTTATGATAAAAATCATGACCATTTTCCCCGTTAACACTGCGAGCATATATTGGTATATACTCATGCGAGATAAACCCGCAACAATATTAACAACGGCTGAAGGGGTAAAAGGAAAGCATAGAAGTAGAAATAATGGACCAAATCCGTGTTCTTCAATCCAGCTCATCAGCCTTTGTACTTTATGATGACGTTGCAAGAAGCGAAGTATTTTTTTTTGACCAAAACGTCGTACAATAAAAAAAACAATATATGCTCCTAGACTTGCACCTATCCAAGAAAATAAGAATCCCCACCATAATCCAAAGGCACTCGCATTTGCCATCACAAATATAAACAGTGGCAAGAACGGTAAAAACGCCTCAAGCATCGGCAACAAAATACCAGCAAGGGGTCCAAAGGAACGATAATGTTGTATTAACTGCATGATATTCTCTAATGTAACCCACTCTTTTATTAATTGAATGTCCATATAGAAAGTTTCCCCTTACATGTCAACGCTCAAACCAAATAATTCCGCTTATAATTCGAAGTATATCATAGCATTTATTATTTCCCTATTAAAACCTCTTTACAATCATATGTATGTATGAATGACGAAAATCATTTCTACCTTACAATTGAAAACAGATAACTATTGATTATCGAGCCTTAAATCAGTATAATTGATATACGAACATACGTTCTTTAGGGAGGGAGTTTTTTCACATGACTAGAATTCCTGAAAAGGATCGCAATATTTTTGAACAGGCAATCTATTTACCAATGGTGTTAACTGTATTAAACCAAGATTTAACTCTAATTCAAAACAGTTCATTTAAATTAAAAAATCCTTATTTGGAATGGATCGAACAGACAATGATGGTTATCCAGAAAGATTTAAGTGCAGTAAAAAAAACAATGCGAAGTAAGGAAATGAAGGTAGAACGTATGGAATCAGATGAGGCTTTCACGATGTATCTATTTTTGTATAAGGGCTTTGAAGAACATCACAACTATTTTAATCCACGCCTAAGAAACGGTGTTGAGAGTTTAATGAGATATTATCTATACAGCCGTTTCCAACCAAATAATCCATCAACCTCACACAAAAAAGCGTGATTAAACACGCTCCTTTCCTTTAATGAAATCGATCCAATAGTAGGTTTTCTTCTCTGCAGTTTCTTCATGATGGGAGGGATTGTTGAGGTCCTTTTTCTTCATTTCTTCAATTGCATACATAAAACGACTGGTTAGCATAAGTGTTCTTGTACGCTGTGAAACAAATGAATTAAGCGAAATCGGCAAATGAAAAGACTGGCCATTTTTGAACACAACCTTCGTCACCTTAGGTTCTACTCGTTCATGTCTCTTCACATGTTTTTCACAAATCCAAATGCAGTTAGGATTTGATGGGGAACTCGTTGGAAAAGAAAAAATAGAGGTATGACTATCAACAATGATTGGTGCTTTATAGACGACACCTGTTAAAAACTTTGTTCCGTTTTTTCTACCATCGTATGATGAGCCAAAGTACTCACAGCTTTTCCGAATAATTTCCAACGGTGAACGGGGAGAAAGAAATTCATCATGAAGCTCAAAAACTTTTGTGTATAATTCTTGTCCATATTCAACGGGTAGCAGAATCATCGTCTGAGGGTTCATTTCGTATTCTTCTATAAATCGATCATTTTCAATCATTTATTCGCCTCCCTATATAAGTTCAATCTTAACTATAACATATTTTACCAGATGAGGTGTTTTTTCTATGATTTTTTATTTAATCATTAAAAATTTTTATATTTTCTGAAAATTTAAAAAAATGATTGATATTTCTCCAACTGTTCCATATAATAAAAAAAAGACTTCAGAGGTGATTGTAAATGGAAAACAAAAAATCCTATGCTGAGTTGATGAAAGCTTGTGCAATGACCCGGAAACAGTCCCCTGATTTATCAATGACGGAAATTTACATTGACATGGTACTTCAAGAAATCTTATTTCACCACCAAAGAGAAAAGTTACAGCAGGAAATTGATTTAGCCCTTGATCAACGTAATCATCCCAATTTTCTTCACTATTCCACTCAATTTAAAGAGCTGAAACTACAATACGGTATGTGATCCCTTCCCCCTTGAAAATAGGGGGAGTTTTCTTTTTCTAGAATAACACTACACATACTATCGGTAGAAAGCTGATTTCACAAACATTATTTCCTTTCGCAGCAGTATTTAAAGCATGAAAATAATAGGTGTCGAGGGTTCTCTTCGCTTGGCAGTTTTCGCAAAGTTTGCGGCTCTATGAATAGGAGTGAAACCCTTTACTGGTGTGGCTTCCTTCTCTTTTCTTTACGAGAAATTTTTCATGTTTAAATGAAAAATTGGAAATCCTATGAAAAAATCTAACTGCCTGTTTTTTCTTTGTGTCTGGAGCAACAAAATTTACGAAAACAGCCTTAAAAAGATGTAAAGCGTTTGCCTAATTAACGTAAATAATACAATATGAACCATCTTGAGGTAATACCTTGTCACAAGGCTTGGCTTATGACCTCGAATCGGTCCGTCTAGAACTAGCCACAAATCCATATTAAAATTTAGCCTAGGCATAAAAGAAAACTGACCTAATTAGGTCAGTTTTCTTCATATTTTTCCAACATAATCAGTCGTTCCATCATCGTCGGATGGGTGTAGCGAAACAGCTTAACAAGATAGGGTGGATTTACCTGACTTAATCCTACACGGGAGAGTTCTTGAAAAGAAGAAATGGCTGCTTCTTTATCCTCAGTTAACTCAATCGCATAAGTATCAGCCCGAATTTCCATATACCGTGAACTCAAATTTGTGAGTGGGCTCGCAGCAAAAAGCAAAAAGGAGGACAATATGAAAAATAAGGGCAAGGAGCTTATATGATGAACTTCTTTTACTTTCAACCCTTTACCATGTTTTCTTACCAAATACTCCATCCACCTCGCGATTAACCATAGCCCGATAAACGATAGCAACAAATATCCTCCGATACCAAAAAAAATGTGTTTTTCCACATAGTGAGCCATTTCATGTGCCATGACAAATAAAATTTCTTCTTCAGACAAATTCTCAATCGTAGTATCCCATAAAACAATTCGAGAGTTTGAACCAATACCTGACACATAGGCATTTAGGAGAGTTGTTTTTTCTGACATATCCACTTCATATACATGCTCAGCAGGAATGTTCGCTTTATTGCCCAAAGCTAAAATTTTGGTTTCAAGTTCTTTATCTTTCAATGGATAAAAATCATTATATAGTGGATCAATAATAACAGGTTGAATAAACATTATTAACAAGGTAAACGGAATCGATAACACCCATGCACCCAACCACCATTTTTTGGAGAATTTCTTCATTAACGCGTATATGACAACAACAATTACAAACATCAAAAAATAGTTCACCCAAAAATCAATTACTTCATCTTTCATCCACTGCGAAAAACTTTGAGTAGAGAGATGATACATCTTTGAAAGGGTAAAAGATAAGTATTGCAAGGGATATACTAAAACAAAGGCAACTAAAGATAACCAAAATAAATATACAGCTTTTTGCAAAAATAGATTGTTGGTTGTTTTTTCTGCCCAACTAGCCATTCCTCTTGAAATACCAAAAATCAACACTAAAAAATACAATAACCATTCATAAGGAGTCGATAAAAAGAAGAGTAAGTTACGAATTTTACTGTATTCTTCACTCAACATCAGCTCACGACTATTCATGAATGTAGCCGGATCTGCACTACTTCCGAGCATATCTGCTGGAATGGTACTTTGAGCATAAATAAATAAGTACAAATACATAAACAAACCAAAAAACAGATAGAGAATCACGGCACGAAATGACCACTTACGAAGCATCAGACTTCCCCCTTCTCGTCCTCTTACTATATGTAGTTTCCTACAATTCATTTAGAACACTTACCATTTAAAAAAAGATTTAGCATTACACTAAATCTCTTCTAATCGCTCTTTTATACGAAAATAGGTATTGATACTGATTTTGGCGTAAAAAAGCACCCTCCCTAAAATGGCTAATCCATTTTTTGAAAAGGCTGTTTTCGCAAAGATTGTGGCTTTTCGAATTAGCCCTCAATTCGTGATGAAGATTGACTTCGGGCATCTTTTCGCATCATTTTAAACCCGAAATGAAGAATGAAAAGAGTGTTTCCATCCTTTTTTGTATACTACAGCAACAAAGTATCCGAAAAGAGCCTTTGAAAAAGTAGACAGAATTCTTTTTTGTAGCTTTCTTGTTTTTTACCTGCACTTTCATAAAGTGTATAGTGAAAGTGTACACAGTCATACCAATACATATTTCCGCTAGATGCACCGCCATGGCATCATTCAAACCCTTGGAAATGGTTGTCAACTTGTGTCTCTTTCAGGTGCTAAGATCGTCTTAGTACCGACTTTATCATCGTTGACTGAAAGGATTATGATTAAACCACTACACCTCCATTTTCATCAATTGCGGTGACTGAGAAGGAACATGGGGGGTCTGGTATTCATTGTTCCTATTTCGTCTAATTTTAGATTGAATCCTTCATTTTGC belongs to Bacillus sp. 2205SS5-2 and includes:
- a CDS encoding zinc ribbon domain-containing protein YjdM — encoded protein: MANLPNCPKCNSEYTYEDGTQFVCPECGHEWMISSGVEDSEREKTIRDANGNVLTDGDSVTVIKDLKVKGSSSVLKIGTKVKNIRLVEGDHDIDCKIDGFGPMKLKSEFVKKA
- a CDS encoding YiiX/YebB-like N1pC/P60 family cysteine hydrolase, whose translation is MGKAKFLNCEILSIEELRPQLRTGDLLFCSGNYLVSELIKQISGSMFSHVAIVVIWEEQCLLMESVEDDGVRIVPIEHYLTNYENTKERYNGNLFLARHQEMEVMSDDHKKRCYKRDSIF
- the lepB gene encoding signal peptidase I — its product is MKEDLKREGKEWIKALGMGLILFVIIRLFLFDNYTVEGQSMMPTIKDGNKLIVNKIGYSVGNIDRFDIVVFHANDEEDYVKRVIGLPGDSIMYQNDVLYVNGKAQEEPYLEQFKKQYVYDKLTGDFSLEDETSEAVVPEGKLFVLGDNRRGSTDSRHFGFVDEDNVVGEVGLRYWPIDEWEFSLK
- a CDS encoding TVP38/TMEM64 family protein → MDIQLIKEWVTLENIMQLIQHYRSFGPLAGILLPMLEAFLPFLPLFIFVMANASAFGLWWGFLFSWIGASLGAYIVFFIVRRFGQKKILRFLQRHHKVQRLMSWIEEHGFGPLFLLLCFPFTPSAVVNIVAGLSRMSIYQYMLAVLTGKMVMIFIISYIGYDLRALITQPLKTGIAVGLIFILWYVGKRVEIRLNKKMEKKHQRS
- a CDS encoding competence protein ComK: MIENDRFIEEYEMNPQTMILLPVEYGQELYTKVFELHDEFLSPRSPLEIIRKSCEYFGSSYDGRKNGTKFLTGVVYKAPIIVDSHTSIFSFPTSSPSNPNCIWICEKHVKRHERVEPKVTKVVFKNGQSFHLPISLNSFVSQRTRTLMLTSRFMYAIEEMKKKDLNNPSHHEETAEKKTYYWIDFIKGKERV
- a CDS encoding IDEAL domain-containing protein translates to MENKKSYAELMKACAMTRKQSPDLSMTEIYIDMVLQEILFHHQREKLQQEIDLALDQRNHPNFLHYSTQFKELKLQYGM
- a CDS encoding M48 family metallopeptidase; translated protein: MLRKWSFRAVILYLFFGLFMYLYLFIYAQSTIPADMLGSSADPATFMNSRELMLSEEYSKIRNLLFFLSTPYEWLLYFLVLIFGISRGMASWAEKTTNNLFLQKAVYLFWLSLVAFVLVYPLQYLSFTLSKMYHLSTQSFSQWMKDEVIDFWVNYFLMFVIVVVIYALMKKFSKKWWLGAWVLSIPFTLLIMFIQPVIIDPLYNDFYPLKDKELETKILALGNKANIPAEHVYEVDMSEKTTLLNAYVSGIGSNSRIVLWDTTIENLSEEEILFVMAHEMAHYVEKHIFFGIGGYLLLSFIGLWLIARWMEYLVRKHGKGLKVKEVHHISSLPLFFILSSFLLFAASPLTNLSSRYMEIRADTYAIELTEDKEAAISSFQELSRVGLSQVNPPYLVKLFRYTHPTMMERLIMLEKYEEN